The window tgttatgttatacctgagttggccaatatgtcagtagtGCATGCTGTACtattgtaaagaaatgcatgcctatttcatttgagtccttaacttttcctctcaacttcatcacaagactgtcttcgtagtttatatgaggccacactgttaagtgctttctcggaTTATTTCAAGTGCTTAGATGCCACGACAACTTAAATATAGTGGTTGTAcagtccctttcaactagggatgtcaactgggtcccgtttaatcctgattaaagtccactagtggtatgatagttcaaaagagtttttgtttttttgaggaaaatgaactagggaggtagcaaaaactaactagatgggactgatgaatgccatttatttgccacttacatccctagtttcatcttaccattttaatttcttttcggctcaagctgcttcaaaccatttaaatatagtttgccatgctcggcaataattcgtctgtcatttaacatgtaagcttactgcctggatcatacgataactatctcttactgatgtccagcggaaacctttcaggatgccgttcacactaggacacaatgtacaaccccagaatctatttgtggaagcagtgcgccatccatgttaccagatggtagcagtgcgccatccatgttaccagatggtagcagttcagaggcaacaccaccggagagcagtctgagcatagatattatagtgcttgaggctctactagaggcagaaagagatggtgtggctgtcatgaatgaggtaatctttatcttgaggctggaaattacggaattagcggcacgcattatgcaagcaacccaagaattggaggaagtaagaatgttgcatttgaagacggaggaggtcctgctgtttctgctatctaaaGCCCAAGGTAAtctcggttcttctttagataccagttgaaattgtcattagatttttgtacttgcatgttgtgtcatgtctctaaatagattatgttgcaagaccaccTATGTTCTCcacgtgttgtaatgatccgaattttttaggcgaggtaatcctcagtacttgtatgattgacataaggtgaactgtttttcgtgtgagcatactgtattggatgaaataactgtttgactcagagtgtatccaacctactgaattcgaagatcatggcatttctaaatcataatcatatataaaggtggaataaatctttgttgtggttttgaagaaataaataacaaaacatataattatctgtggatattcataatctaatacgaattggatttgaatttagtttgccaggtcccagggcaaacgtgaatgttaattctcccaagttttgaacgaagcggctaaacacccactataaattgtgggctgcccgaagcaagtgtttgcgagatggaaattactgtctacccctgacacttgacatccttatcgaccgaatttacactgctgtcgataggggtagactagtaacttcaatcagacgtgacacagcggcctctgagcccattcagacacggtgggcgccaaacgtgggcggcaaaacacatttgattcaagctcgtccgaaagacatgtgtctcttcctccatttccccattcatacacggtgggcggcaaaacaaattctcctcgtccgaaatcgatgtaggctaatattttaaataggggcagatgtgtaacttccattagacgtgacacaaccgccctacctgtcagccccgttcatacaccgtgggcgccaaccgtgggcggcaaaacaccctctcctcgcccgaaatagttaccggcaaatatttgggagatgcgagattaccgtcctatccccaaccgacgcgatgtccgaaattttaaacgggggataagttcgtaattttcccccatttcagagaagtgcgtcccaaagtttgagatcccccctcccctccatttccccattcatacaccgtcggcggcacgacaacctccgcactgcggccagcctcctccgtccgccaccccatcctccaccttgccggagccgctacccctaccccgtcgtccactgcaagagatggacgtctctgatCCACgatgctggaccaggatcctttcattgcctcctctcgcttcatcggcgccgtcgtccaccttgtcattgccgctcctacgaccgcctcgtccacggcaacatgatATATCCCCGACCTGGccttctgccgtctaaagtcttcttccccgccgccgacagccatcgcacccgcaacaccctcaacgtatcagcacgggcctacacggcgtcgcaagagaggtggtactctttcatatgtgcttaagttattgatctcacccggaaaatagatcgtaatttgtttactgtacttttcttgtccgtaccaaatcgtagtggctagttgaaagcaaacattggttgcgaagtagctttgtccagtttgcacctttagatccgccatggcacaagcactatactcgtaaagcttatggtttcccccctttatattcactaccatcatcgtaggtgcttcgtgtcgtgctagcactgctcctcaagacctcaacccaaagcttacatgttgaaatacgaatctgatatgatgctcatatcactaaaacagagaacgtttaattggtcacctaatgttcctatattcgtttcgaaaagcatgtgtgccacccactggtccagctagttccactttcctgatttttctcttgatgcttagggttatccccttttatctactctactatgatctgcgtaggtgctttctatcgtactagcattactccacccttcaagctaaacaacacaacactcagaattcgaaagcttagttgttcaaatatgattgtgatatgatattgatattagttaaccgacacatttaatcggttacctaaaggtcccacttgagtttccaaatgcatgtcgcgacatatagagagacagcataattgcatttctttgtcacttgttgaccgtactttcttgtccataccaaatcttagttgttatttcaaagcaaacatcggttgctaactaccctttgcgcggtttgcagcttcagatctgccatcccactgcgacagtcaacactgtactcatcatgctcatgttttccccattttacgatgaccacaatcagcctacgtggttcgtgtcgtaatagcactgctccacccatcgagctaaacaagcttagttgtacaaattcatatctgatattagtaaaactgagagatgtttaattggttagctaaatgtttctACTTTagcttcgaaatgcatgtgagacacatatggagagaccggaaagaatagtatttctctgtgcgctctggttcatcatgggtggccaaccgacattgtattgaaagacttgaatatcttcaatctgcttgctcttctactcctctttaagatgatactcttctcttgcggtcgactggtcaggtcgagttgttctcccttagtatattttgaatctgtcaggtcaggtcgacttgttcttctttactatatgttgaagctatcatctgcgaagtgtcatcacttctggagctctcatattttgagtagtaggccacattatattaatgcacacaacaaattacagcatgcatggcatcttttaaaagaattgcagagatagcacaaaggggtttacagggaggcagtattggattagaatcacttctgcattacaaagaaaatctcacttgtttttatgttttcatgcatgtcagatattgaacattatcaaaatgaatatgagaatgggcgcacgagaggaatattgcggacaatccactggctaacaaacttggcatggtggaggatggcctatcttattcacccatcaaggtgcttgctctaactttgcaaagttgtattggtcgcacatattttgcatctgacctcttgcattacttctactttgttacaccatctgcttagtttaagcatcatatatgagtatatgccatacctatccattttctgtacctatttcatgtgtcgtcacactatgtttttccagtcaaatgttgttctttcgtaatagatgtccaaaaggaagagggtgagtgcaggtcctcaaggagtacaaactaggtatttggaaaaggtagtgatacctgttaaatcagatagatcagcagccacagaaaacacaggcccaactgtaccacactttacccctactccagtggccaaacccctattagaactgctgggagcccaacgtcaggtattgtctatgatatcaattcaaaatttgaactcctaaatttctgcttgtgacttaccttctctcttgtatgaaaactaatttcagatgaatctccttgctcaaaggatcatacgatctcaaaacaataatgggctctgcattgctcttgtcagtacctctctcccttttgccttgtaacgctgtacttaattaattgctatttgattatgtatcatcagtctgcacctgagcttcattatcctctgtttcttccaatattatttgatctatatttactctttgcaaaatgtagaataatggcaacacttataaagaattttctttggggaatttattgaattatccttccatcaacatggagaagggctttgtccagcccgtgttaacatgtaatgtaagttcatccttctcaagccttcaaactttgttctagtatagatttggataggcatcatttcctccactgctatttgctttgctgtttacatctgattggatgtttgcaacaactaccagtttcaaattgtagttgtaaaaacatgttccttatgcagaacagatccatttatttgcttatataattgtgaaacctgttacgtgtctccttgtttctctttcagactcgtatctcttacgctaggcagaactttagggaagatagtgagccaaaccatcttgaggacagcgagatgaccccaaggttctgtcttgatgaagacagtgagttgaagctactcaccagaaggtgtgagacaacctctgtgcagtcgctgcctcaatcagttcgacttcttcagtctcaacttaaagcggaaaggcttgcttcagctcagctccgacttgaagtcaaagatgcaatgaagatgtcagaggactgccgtgcgcaccatcatgccttaaatctagtgttgatgcatctatcgttgacacaactgaggtctactcagcttcttcagctgtttggggggcccgacctggccaggcctagtgccttctgaagtgctctcagttttgtatattcttttgtcggtgcgtttatttgcactggtggcgaactttgatgcccagtggacgtaatatgtgtgatagccgtgatagcctagcgtaagttgcttgcttatttatttccttgttgtcttgtttatttgtttgcttgtagtcattgcagctctttttccgcggtttgctagtggctgcaataacctattttttaaaactaggccacaataaccatgggctaatatttactatagtgacactgggcctcctacgggccgtagaaatagtgggccttctacgggccgtagaaacagtgggccttctacgggccgtagaaacaatgggccttatacgggttgtagaaacaatgggccttctacgggctgtatcatcaatgggccttatacgggcagtatgatcgattggccaaacatgggccagtaacaagccgcattatggccgtaaacgggctagagttggaatcgtccgttcatgggccgaccataacggccatcgttaataggccgtatttgatgacgctatgaaaacggcccaacgtattaacggacaacaaacgggccgactgtaaccatgggctgaatttggcccacaagcagaaaatgatagtaacgggccgtaagtaaacaggctttacatgggccggcccgccactttttgaccaagtcaaacgggccggccttttcacaggaatgggcctctattgggtcgtgccacctgtcgacgtatcataggcgccttctgtccaatgagtggatgacatctgtcccaacgatgagccgacacgtgtttcctccagccaatgatgattttacacgtgaaaaatccccattggtcggggctgttaatgggttatcggatccaaaacccaacccgatagcttaacggtgttccgttatggtggatgtcacgtgtcggtcacccttgacgaaagtactcctgtgacgcgcgatttatcgtcatggaagtggacacttccgtgatgataattttggtaatgtcatggaacacttctacgacaacacaggtatgactatcttgattttgtcataaatttgtcatggatgtacatgcatgacaaaaaacgcgacctactatgacaaacacgtatcatcacggaagtgtatttttttgtagtggtgacagcttttaattaggttccactgtactctaacttttttcttcAGTTAttgattgagctcagtgactttaaaaagttgtacaaaagccttatttgggcctttccggtgtcgctaaatgtgggctgagtagccatgtaaggttgtactgtactgcacaggcctttttttcaacatcaacaatgcaactgggccgacagttgtacacacaaTCCGGgtaaacttgttattctccgccccgctgggctgcaaatctttcctaggagggatgcattaggcttaacaataaAATGagatttaagaaataataaatgggatgtaatataAAGACTggacagtaactataaaaaaatgcaccaaacacgtaattagtttataaaatattacttttggattttgaaaattttaatttcattaattgttgtgcgcgcaatgtttcgttgaatttttacgtaatacaaatttatattgtaaTCGTATTTAATCTGACTATAAGTTTCGGgacaaaaatattttggatcctatcaaaatgtgggaaattttattgaattctgttttgaacggtattgaaattattaatcgttgtcctagctagaaaatgggctgtacttttaacaaactgtgctataagttctctgccacacatttgtggtcctactaagttgacgcgtatgcaaggctttgtcaacttatagtcaacacatggttctagcagcagtgtccattggatgtccatccaacggatgtcgtgcttcttcttcaatctcggatattctagcttcagccgcccaaaaaatgattcctccccctgacatctggggcgcaccatttcggaggctgacctgtgggcctactaagttgacgcataccaagggctttgtcaacttagtcagtataaacgattctagctgcagtggtcgtacgatgtccatccaacggccgttgtgattcttaaacctctggtcttcttgctccagccgcccaaagcagcgccgctcgtgccgcctgctcctgcctcccgtggctggttgtgctgtcGCGGAGACCTCACAGCCCCTACTAGTCCCACCGCATGCCAGGCCCTGCGATGAgggcatcctcacaccgcagccaaaccagtgaaccctcgtactcccctccgcgtgggcatccattgccgcatcttcccggctccgcgtcgtccccttcctaggcctcgccgccgtccaccgccttggtgctctcggcgcggtgtggtcaatgtggtcaatgatcaacttccatctgaagagtactatacgtggagaggctgacagctgggtccacggccgcagcaaggaagtgcctccttattacgcggaaaataattattcctccacctgacagcagggacccaccggacgggccaccgtatttcatgaaaaaatgtttcccccctgactgctgggacccaccagctacatctttgcacgcaaggcagtgcctccatattacgggcaaaaaaatgattcgccccctgactgctgggacccaccagctacatctacgcacgcaaggaagtgcgtccatattacgggcaaaaaaacgattcgccccctgactgctgggacccaccagctacatcttcgcattcaaggaagtgcctgacagttgggacccacctggtcgaagcatacgtagcgttgtcattctggtcgcgaacgtgtatgtacatactggtcgatcggtctgtctgcaggctgcggcgatgaaccgtggccgtgcaaggaagtgcacatgtcgtagtagaggcgcgcacgtgtcgtagtagaggcgcgcacgtagcatgtacatgtacgtacatcggccagggtgcaagaaagaaaatacggacacgcacgtacgtacgggcggggtctcgaatgcctactcgcgcatacgtacggccagggctcgtgtacatggctgggtcggaacggagaaactgcgtcatcatcgtattcatggggagccaaccggctgggtcggaacggaatgcgtcgtcgtgttcatcgggagccaactggcttggacggaacaaccgatggaaacgaggcctggtataccgcagaatggaggaaacggccttgtgtttgaccggccacggtggaaacgggatcctgttcatcgggaggggtctggcataccgtaaaacagaggaaacggacctcctacggtcgaaatgggggtcctgttaatcgagaggggtgtggcgtaccgcaaaatggaggaaacggacttgtgttggagcgctacggtcgaaacgggggtcctgttcatcgggaagggtgtggcgtaccacaaaacgggactccacgggatactgttcatctccaccgtcgactgcctccacgggctactgttcatccaccgtcgactgcctccacgggctcctgttcatccactgtcgacctcctccagcctccacctgcgactgttcatccacgggctcctgttcatccagcctccaccactcctccaccggctaatgttcaaccagccctctccacggggtcctgttcaaccacccctccacgggctactgttcatccaaccctccaccggctactgttcaaccagccctccatgaggtcctgttcatccagccctccacggggtcctgttcatccaccggctcgatcgatcggggtattgttcatccagcagcaatgacctctactaccacgaggtccagttcatccaaccccccaccgggaactattcatccaaacccccccaacaaagatcactgttcatccagaggcagcatcgatcggcttcagttagcagcagcagtaAAGGAATCACTCGGCTTcaattaacagcaagggatcgatcgatcgctcgggttcagtaacgcgcgcgtagcctgtagtgcaatcgctcgggttcagttagagcccaacgcctcgctcgggttcagttagagcgcaacgcctcgcacacatgcgcgtacgtacgagagaaacgcgcatcgctcggcccgcgaccacccaccgtaaccgggaactcccccgatattttcctcgccctcgcttctaccacggttttctctgtcatggacggcccaaagaatgttatgcaactgcgtagcccattttctgtcatgattttttgtcatagaagtaggaccccaccacatctatgatgataccgagttttgtcacaattattgtcatagaagtgtcataagtatgacaaaaaaatttcgttcggcccaaaatgtcacgaatgtgtcttttttgtagtgctctgggccctctcggtaatgcacatcatgataagccttgcaagcaatgtgactaatgagttagttatgggatgatgcattgcgaaacgagtaaagagacttgacggtaacgggattgaactaggtatgaagataccggcgattgaatctcaggcaagtaacataccgatgacaaagggaatgacgtatgttgtcattgcggttcgaccgataaagatcttcgtagaatatgtaggaaccaatatgagcatccaggttccgctgttggttattgatcagagatgtgtctcggtcatgtcttgaacccgtagggtccgtgcgcttaacgttcgatgacgatttgtattatgagttatgtgttttggtgaccgaagattgttcggagtccaggatgagatcacggacatgacgaggagtctcgaaatggtcgagaggtaaatattgatatattggacgatggtattcagacaccggaatggtttcagagtggttcgggtatttatcggagtaccgaggggttaccggaaccccccggggaaagtaatgggccactatgggccataggggagagaagacgcggcccacaaggggtggccgccccccccccccatgggagtccgaattggactaggggaggggcggcgcccccctttccatctcctccccccttttccccctccatgagaaggaataagagggggtcgaatcctactaggactgggagtcctagtaggacccccccccctctatggcgcgcccccggccggcctcctccatctccctcctttatatacgtgggcagggcaccccttggagacacaacaaacattgttagccgtgtgcggcgccccctccatagtttacgcctccggtcatattcacgtagtgcttaggcgaagccctgcgtggatcacttcaccatcaccgtcaccacgccgtcgtgatgacgaaACTCTCCCATTGTAGGTCAATAAATCTCTCCCATTTACCTTAAAAGAATATATAAATTTTGCGGGGTGCCTTATGAGCATGGTTAATCGTATAGCAACAATCggctatatgaagttgccacatcatctATAGCCAATCTAATAGCCAACATGTATAGTAGCTATTTACTACTAAGTAGTACTACTTCATTAATAGATGTCCCACCTTACAATCTCACATTGTTTCTTGAATCACGTGTTGCAGCCGGATGTTAATCTACATCCCACtttccttctctctcctcttcttttTCATCCAACTCAGCAAGCATACAATATTGTAATCCTTACAGCCTGCTGACTGtatcttactccctccgttcctaaatataagtcttttaagagaTTCCACTATAGAGACTATATTCAGACGTATATAGACGTCTTTTAGAgtatacattcactcattttgctccgtatgtagtctatagtgaaattcttaaaagacttatatttaggaatagagggagtattatACTTGCTCTTAAAAGAATTTGGGAATCGTTTGGGTTCGGCGCGCCGGCCCAACGCTCGGCCGGTCGCTTTCCCAGCTATGCTCATGGGGCCACACGCACAACTCATCGCTCACCCACCGCTTCCTTTCGAAAGTCTATCCTCCACGCACTTCTCTTTCCTCATGCCTCGCATCTCTCCTCCCCAATCCTAGTTCCCCATGAAATCCCTCCCTCTTTTTTTCTCTGACTCCACGCCAGCAAGCAAGCCACTCCGGTTAGCCAGGGCCACCCCTTGAACCTTCCCCTTAGTCTATCCCCCACGATCCATGGCCACAGACGGCGGCGCTCTGGACCTGACGATGTGTCGTGTTGCAAGGGGGCAGGTTCCCGTGCTGGAATCGTCGCCGTGCTAACCATCGACGCGCCGTACTGGAAGCTCTACGGCCGCCGTGCTGGAATCCGGCCACGCCCGTGCTGGAACCAGTGAAGAAAATTGCTGGAACCGGCTACTCGATTTGTTACAACCGAGGATTCAAGTCGCTGCATCCATGGCGGTGGAGGTATTCTTTTGCTGGAACCCCCGAGCTGATTTGCTGGAACCGGCTACTGGATTTGCTGGATCTGGCAAAGTTTTTTGTTGCGGCCGTCAGCAGCGACGCATGTGTTTTTGTTGTAACCGGTGTATGTTTTTCCTGCCATCGGTGATTTGATTTGCTACAACCGTTTcattttttgctacatttatttaCAGCTGAGCTACGTCCTGCGACGGCGGCAACCTTTTTTGCTGCAACCATTGTAGTTTTTGCTACGTCCGTCGAAGATTTTTGCTACATCATTTTTTCATGGTGGAGCTGCAGGCTCGACGGCGGCGAAGATGATTTTGTGTTGCAACTGTCATTTCTTTTTGCTACGACCTATGGAGTTTTTGCTAcatacattcattttttttcttttttttgagatgGCGTGCTTCATCTGATGACAGAAGACGGCGTGTGCGGGAGACCAACGCGAGCGCGGCGGTGTGGGGGAGGACGTGGGTGCTGCCGGGCCTCGCCGGGGGTGCACGCACGCGGTGGCTGGGGCAGAGACATCTCACATCGGACAAGTGGATCTGAAACTGAAGGAGACGGGGGAAGAAGACGATGACGTGGGGGTGAGGGGGCAAATCGAACGGTTGTTTAGCTGCTGGATCGCACGGCTGGGCAGCGAccagcccaaatttgggccggtgcaCCGGCGCCTATCAGGCCCCAAAGAATTTAGCCACATTTTCCCTCTAAAACATCTGGCGCAATGTCCACCGACGTGTTGTCGAAGCCAACAACCCCTAACACGAACAACGTGCACCCCATCTCTCTTGTGTTGTTTATctttcttttatatttttttttttGCGTATTGTGCAATACCGCACAACCCGTCGCCATCAGACCCATTTTGGTGTGCTCCGTTAGGGCACTAACTAATGCCAACACGCCCAAAGATTACAGCCACACTAAAACTAAACAAAGCAAAGAAGCGATCGAAAAAAAATATGTTGACCACACTTCTCTTCAGCGCAGAAAACAAACACGGTTTGCTCCTTTGACAATTGCGCTCTCCACAGACGCGCGCGCGCGAAGCTGCGGGGCAACGGCCGTGCGCGCGCGTGCCAGCGAGGTGGTGCGATCGCGCCGCGCTTCCGGAGACAGCGAGAATCCGAGGAGCACCACCAAGTGGCCAGCGGCCTAATGGCTTGCCTCGCGGCGCGGTCGTCGGCTCATGATGCGCCGCGGCCCGCGGTGGGCGGCTCCGCATTTCCCACCAGCTACGACCTCCGAGTTAGGCGCCACAGCAGCATCATCTTCGAGCACTATTCAACTGCAGATAtttcccttccttccttccttcacttgcaaaccaaaccaaaccaagcaCCCGCTGCTGCTTCCTTTCCCGTGGCATTTAAAAGCGCCCCTCGCCCGCTCCTCCACCCCACACCGTCAACCCTGCCCCGCCTCCGACCCCAGACCAAACGCGGCAGCTCCACCGACAGCAACCCTTCCCAAGATGCAGCGGCAGCTCAACCTCTCGCCGGCgccgaagcagcagcagcacgacgacggcgacggcggcgacgcggTGGAGGCGGTGCCGCTGTGGGTGCCCGAGCAGTCCGCGGaggccaaggccgacaaggcgcccgGCGGCCGCCCGGAGAGGTCCATCCACCTCATCCCGCTGCTCaccttcctctgcttcctcctcctcttcctctgctcCCACGCCCCTTCCTCCTCCGGTAAGCATCAtcgtccatggccacagatccAGATTCATGTGAATAAATAGTCGTCGCGTGCTTTCCCTTCTCACAATTCGCGTTTTGACTTGGTCTTTCTTAGATATGTCGAgcttcggcggtggcggcggcggcgccggcggacgGAAGGCTGGCAACCGGAGGCTGATGATGCTATAAGCTTCTC is drawn from Triticum dicoccoides isolate Atlit2015 ecotype Zavitan chromosome 6B, WEW_v2.0, whole genome shotgun sequence and contains these coding sequences:
- the LOC119322259 gene encoding uncharacterized protein LOC119322259 translates to MQRQLNLSPAPKQQQHDDGDGGDAVEAVPLWVPEQSAEAKADKAPGGRPERSIHLIPLLTFLCFLLLFLCSHAPSSSDMSSFGGGGGGAGGRKAGNRRLMML